The following coding sequences are from one Rathayibacter sp. VKM Ac-2760 window:
- a CDS encoding ABC transporter ATP-binding protein, translated as MPLLAPRRRSATEPGPAPLVRLREAAVRAGETELLAPLSLEVEPGEIVAVTGPNGSGKTTLLRLVAGLTPPSSGTVEIAGRPVAERDRGHRRRVAALVGTPPFERDLTLEEHLAMVALSWGTPLAEARRTAVAGLDALGLGALARRFPHELSSGQTQLLSLALVLARPGEVLLLDEPEQRLDVDRVPLVIEVLREASRGRGVLIATHSPSLTSALATRVVELGGR; from the coding sequence ATGCCGCTGCTCGCTCCCCGCCGCCGTTCCGCAACCGAGCCGGGTCCCGCGCCCCTGGTCCGCCTGCGCGAGGCGGCCGTCCGCGCGGGCGAGACGGAGCTGCTCGCGCCGCTCTCGCTCGAGGTCGAGCCCGGCGAGATCGTGGCGGTCACCGGTCCGAACGGCAGCGGCAAGACGACCCTGCTGCGACTGGTCGCCGGCCTGACGCCGCCGAGTTCCGGCACGGTCGAGATCGCCGGCCGCCCGGTCGCGGAGCGCGACCGCGGGCATCGGCGTCGGGTCGCCGCCCTCGTCGGCACTCCGCCCTTCGAGCGCGATCTGACCCTCGAGGAGCACCTCGCCATGGTCGCCCTGTCCTGGGGAACGCCGCTCGCCGAAGCGCGCCGCACGGCCGTCGCCGGTCTGGACGCGCTCGGGCTCGGCGCTCTCGCGCGCCGATTCCCGCACGAGCTGTCCTCCGGGCAGACCCAGCTCCTCTCCCTCGCGCTCGTGCTCGCCCGGCCCGGCGAGGTGCTGCTGCTCGACGAGCCGGAGCAGCGGCTCGACGTCGACCGCGTGCCGCTCGTCATCGAGGTCCTCCGCGAGGCCTCCCGCGGGCGCGGGGTGCTGATCGCGACTCACAGCCCATCGCTGACGAGCGCGCTGGCCACCCGTGTCGTCGAGCTGGGCGGCCGATGA
- a CDS encoding glutathione S-transferase C-terminal domain-containing protein has protein sequence MTSDDFGSYVEKNGFQRDTNYIPTRITADGRDGYPVEAGRYRLVVSRACPWANRAVIVRRLLGLEDALSMGICGPTHDKRSWTFDLDPGGVDPVLGIPRLQDAFLARFPDYPRGITVPAIVDIPTGQVVTNDYPVMTLDFSREWTEFHRDGAPDLYPEKHRDEIDEVAELVFQDVNNGVYKCGFAGSQKSYERAYDALWARLDWLEERLATQRYLVGDTITEADVRLFTTLARFDAVYYSHFKANRNLLSAMPALWGYARDLFATPGFGDTIDFQHIKSHYYEVQRDINPTGVVPKGPDLSGWLVPSHREELGGRPFGNGTPPAPPIPSEVVPEGHGA, from the coding sequence ATGACTTCTGACGACTTCGGCTCCTACGTCGAGAAGAACGGCTTCCAACGCGACACCAACTACATCCCGACCCGCATCACCGCGGACGGCCGCGACGGCTACCCGGTCGAGGCGGGCCGCTACCGGCTCGTCGTCTCGCGCGCCTGCCCGTGGGCGAACCGCGCCGTGATCGTCCGCCGCCTGCTCGGCCTCGAGGACGCGCTGTCGATGGGCATCTGCGGTCCGACGCACGACAAGCGCAGCTGGACCTTCGATCTCGACCCGGGCGGCGTCGATCCGGTGCTCGGCATCCCGCGCCTGCAGGACGCGTTCCTCGCCCGCTTCCCCGACTACCCGCGCGGAATCACCGTGCCGGCGATCGTGGACATCCCCACCGGCCAGGTCGTCACCAACGACTACCCGGTGATGACGCTGGATTTCTCGAGGGAGTGGACGGAGTTCCACCGCGACGGAGCCCCGGACCTCTACCCGGAGAAGCACCGCGACGAGATCGACGAGGTCGCCGAGCTGGTCTTCCAGGACGTCAACAACGGCGTCTACAAATGCGGCTTCGCCGGCTCGCAGAAGTCCTACGAGCGGGCCTACGACGCGCTCTGGGCGCGGCTCGACTGGCTGGAGGAGCGCCTCGCCACCCAGCGCTACCTCGTCGGCGACACGATCACCGAGGCGGACGTCCGCCTCTTCACGACGCTCGCCCGCTTCGACGCCGTCTACTACAGCCACTTCAAGGCCAACCGGAACCTGCTCTCGGCGATGCCGGCCCTCTGGGGCTACGCCCGCGACCTGTTCGCGACCCCGGGCTTCGGCGACACCATCGACTTCCAGCACATCAAGTCGCACTACTACGAGGTGCAGCGCGACATCAATCCGACCGGCGTCGTGCCCAAGGGCCCGGACCTGTCCGGCTGGCTCGTCCCCTCCCACCGCGAGGAGCTCGGCGGCCGCCCGTTCGGCAACGGCACGCCGCCCGCGCCGCCGATCCCGTCCGAGGTCGTCCCCGAGGGCCACGGCGCCTGA
- a CDS encoding 50S ribosomal protein L25/general stress protein Ctc has protein sequence MAELTNKVVAEVRTSFGKGAARKIRAQNKIPAVLYGHGTDPVHVTLPGHQILLLTRKANAILELDIEGVAQTSLVKDIQRDPVRQIIEHIDLAVIRLGEKVSVDIPVHVEGEAAPGTLVSTEANTLSLEVDATKIPQNVVVSVEGLEAGTQITAADVTLPEGATLLTDPEALIVNVTEEVEQDLGEEGEPTEPAEPTEAAE, from the coding sequence ATGGCAGAGCTCACCAACAAGGTCGTCGCCGAGGTCCGCACCTCGTTCGGCAAGGGAGCGGCGCGCAAGATCCGCGCCCAGAACAAGATCCCCGCGGTCCTCTACGGCCACGGCACCGACCCGGTGCACGTCACGCTGCCCGGCCACCAGATCCTCCTGCTGACCCGCAAGGCGAACGCGATCCTCGAGCTCGACATCGAGGGCGTCGCCCAGACGTCGCTGGTCAAGGACATCCAGCGCGACCCGGTCCGCCAGATCATCGAGCACATCGACCTCGCGGTCATCCGCCTCGGCGAGAAGGTCTCGGTCGACATCCCCGTGCACGTCGAGGGCGAGGCCGCTCCCGGCACGCTCGTCTCCACCGAGGCGAACACGCTCTCGCTCGAGGTCGACGCCACGAAGATCCCGCAGAACGTCGTCGTCTCCGTCGAGGGACTCGAGGCCGGCACGCAGATCACCGCCGCCGACGTCACCCTCCCTGAGGGCGCGACGCTGCTCACCGACCCCGAGGCGCTCATCGTGAACGTCACCGAGGAGGTCGAGCAGGACCTGGGCGAGGAGGGCGAGCCCACCGAGCCGGCCGAGCCCACCGAGGCCGCCGAGTAG
- the mfd gene encoding transcription-repair coupling factor gives MPLNRIISALSRASTFDDALAFAVRDADFSVSDGLRVPLLAGLLERRAEADRPQAALVVTATGRDSENIRASLSCVLPDAEVVEFPAWETLPHERLSPSAEIVGRRLDALRRMKTWTGEKPLVVVASVRAALQPVADNLADIAPIRLVKGGRGYDLGRISSELVDLAYSRVDMVTRRGEFAVRGGILDVFPAVAEHPSRIDFFGDEVDSIRGFSVADQRSLPGEADSVVLPPSRELLLVPAVRQRAREMLHEFPSLSAMLAKIAEGIPVEGMESLAPALLERLVPISHYLPAGAAVAVLAPERVATRAISLAETNREFLQAAWSAATAGAEAPIDLASGEFISLGALRDAVKFSAPGADTPDHPWWTMSTFRQGPAAGEAEVLPEDLGIDEILAVRVDGEPVPGFGGAVEGALAHVRARLSDGWSVVLTAPGPGTVERTDQVLAEHEVAARIVADLPAELEPGLAYVLQASVDHGFEVDAAKVALLTDTEFYGRTVGYDSRAVKKLASRRKNVVDPLQLTPGDFVVHATHGIGRFVELSQREVSSGGRNAVKTRREYLVLEYAPSKRGFPGDKLLVPTDQLDLLSRYVGGEAPALSKMGGSDWAQAKSKARRAVRDIAVELVKLYSARMASRGHSFPPDTPWQRELEEAFPFAETPDQLTVIDEVKADMERPIPMDRLLSGDVGFGKTEVAVRAAFKAIQDGKQVAMLVPTTLLVRQHLETFQERFAGFPVHLRALSRFQSAKESKETIEGLADGTVDMVIATHRLLSDNIVFKDLGLLVIDEEQRFGVEHKEKLKALKKNVDILSMSATPIPRTLEMAVTGIREMSTLATPPEERHPILTFVGPYSEKQVSAAIRRELLREGQVFFVHNRVSTINRVASQLAELVPEARIAVAHGKLSESQLERIIVDFWERKFDVLVSTTIVETGLDIPNANTLIVDRADKYGLSQLHQLRGRVGRGRERAYAYLLYDEMKPLSETAHDRLQTLAANSDLGGGMQIALKDLEIRGAGNLLGGEQSGHIQGVGFDLYLRMIGEAVDGFRGEVAEGQTELRLELPVDARIPEEYVDSERLRLEAYQKLSAATSPTAKEGSVDLVVEELTDRYGDLPEAVENLVLVSRLRMRAQRAGLSDVVAMGSNVRVAPAHLADSIQVRLRRMYPTAKYLQQANAVVVPMPVLDGVPLGDRALIDWVANLLDALFPEPAAVAS, from the coding sequence GTGCCTCTCAACCGGATCATCTCGGCGCTCTCGCGCGCCTCCACGTTCGACGACGCTCTCGCGTTCGCGGTCCGCGACGCCGATTTCTCCGTGTCCGACGGCCTCCGCGTCCCCCTGCTGGCGGGCCTTCTGGAGCGCCGGGCCGAGGCCGATCGGCCCCAGGCCGCCCTCGTCGTCACCGCGACCGGCCGCGACTCCGAGAACATCCGCGCGTCGCTCAGCTGCGTGCTGCCGGACGCCGAGGTCGTCGAGTTCCCGGCGTGGGAGACGCTGCCGCACGAGCGCCTCAGCCCGAGCGCCGAGATCGTCGGCCGCCGCCTCGACGCCCTGCGCCGCATGAAGACCTGGACCGGCGAGAAGCCGCTCGTCGTCGTCGCCTCGGTCCGCGCCGCGCTGCAGCCGGTCGCCGACAACCTGGCCGACATCGCGCCGATCCGCCTGGTCAAGGGCGGCCGCGGCTACGACCTCGGCCGCATCTCGTCCGAGCTGGTCGACCTGGCCTACTCGCGGGTCGACATGGTCACCCGCCGCGGCGAGTTCGCGGTCCGCGGCGGCATCCTCGACGTCTTCCCGGCCGTGGCCGAGCACCCCAGCCGCATCGACTTCTTCGGCGACGAGGTCGACTCGATCCGCGGCTTCTCGGTGGCCGACCAGCGCTCGCTGCCGGGCGAGGCCGACTCGGTCGTCCTGCCGCCGAGCCGCGAGCTGCTGCTGGTGCCGGCCGTGCGCCAGCGCGCTCGCGAGATGCTGCACGAGTTCCCGAGCCTCTCCGCGATGCTCGCGAAGATCGCCGAGGGCATCCCGGTCGAGGGGATGGAGTCGCTGGCGCCCGCGCTGCTGGAGCGCCTCGTCCCGATCTCGCACTACCTCCCGGCCGGCGCCGCCGTCGCCGTGCTCGCGCCCGAGCGCGTCGCCACCCGCGCGATCAGCCTCGCCGAGACGAACCGCGAGTTCCTCCAGGCCGCCTGGAGCGCCGCGACCGCCGGTGCCGAGGCTCCGATCGATCTGGCGTCCGGCGAGTTCATCTCGCTCGGCGCCCTCCGCGACGCGGTGAAGTTCAGCGCCCCCGGCGCCGACACCCCCGACCACCCGTGGTGGACGATGAGCACCTTCCGCCAGGGTCCCGCCGCCGGCGAGGCCGAGGTGCTGCCGGAGGACCTCGGGATCGACGAGATCCTCGCCGTCCGCGTCGACGGCGAGCCCGTGCCCGGCTTCGGCGGCGCGGTCGAGGGCGCCCTCGCGCACGTCCGCGCCCGGCTCTCCGACGGCTGGAGCGTCGTGCTCACCGCACCCGGCCCCGGCACGGTCGAGCGCACCGACCAGGTGCTGGCCGAGCACGAGGTCGCCGCGCGCATCGTCGCCGATCTGCCCGCCGAGCTCGAGCCCGGCCTCGCCTACGTGCTGCAGGCCTCCGTCGACCACGGCTTCGAGGTCGACGCCGCCAAGGTCGCCCTGCTCACCGACACCGAGTTCTACGGCCGAACCGTCGGCTACGACTCCCGCGCGGTCAAGAAGCTGGCCTCGCGCCGCAAGAACGTCGTCGACCCGCTGCAGCTCACCCCCGGCGACTTCGTCGTGCACGCCACCCACGGCATCGGCCGCTTCGTCGAGCTCTCGCAGCGTGAGGTCTCCAGCGGCGGGCGCAACGCCGTGAAGACCCGGCGCGAGTACCTCGTCCTCGAGTACGCGCCCAGCAAGCGCGGGTTCCCGGGCGACAAGCTGCTCGTCCCGACGGACCAGCTCGACCTCCTCTCCCGCTACGTCGGCGGGGAGGCGCCCGCGCTGAGCAAGATGGGCGGCAGCGACTGGGCGCAGGCCAAGAGCAAGGCGCGCCGCGCGGTCCGCGACATCGCGGTCGAGCTGGTCAAGCTCTACTCCGCCCGGATGGCCTCGCGCGGGCACTCGTTCCCGCCGGACACCCCGTGGCAGCGCGAGCTGGAGGAGGCGTTCCCGTTCGCGGAGACGCCCGACCAGCTGACCGTCATCGACGAGGTGAAGGCCGACATGGAGCGGCCGATCCCGATGGACCGCCTGCTCTCCGGCGACGTCGGCTTCGGCAAGACCGAGGTCGCCGTGCGCGCCGCGTTCAAGGCGATCCAGGACGGCAAGCAGGTCGCGATGCTCGTGCCGACCACGCTGCTGGTGCGCCAGCACCTCGAGACCTTCCAGGAGCGCTTCGCCGGCTTCCCGGTGCACCTGCGCGCCCTCAGCCGCTTCCAGAGCGCGAAGGAGTCGAAGGAGACGATCGAGGGCCTCGCCGACGGCACCGTCGACATGGTGATCGCGACGCACCGCCTCCTCAGCGACAACATCGTCTTCAAGGACCTCGGGCTCCTCGTGATCGACGAGGAGCAGCGCTTCGGCGTCGAGCACAAGGAGAAGCTGAAGGCGCTGAAGAAGAACGTCGACATCCTCTCGATGAGCGCGACGCCGATCCCGCGCACGCTCGAGATGGCGGTCACCGGCATCCGCGAGATGTCCACGCTCGCCACGCCGCCGGAGGAGCGCCACCCGATCCTCACCTTCGTCGGCCCGTACTCCGAGAAGCAGGTCTCGGCCGCGATCCGGCGCGAGCTGCTGCGCGAGGGCCAGGTGTTCTTCGTGCACAACCGCGTCTCGACGATCAACCGCGTCGCGTCGCAGCTCGCCGAGCTGGTGCCGGAGGCGCGCATCGCGGTCGCGCACGGCAAGCTCAGCGAGTCGCAGCTGGAGCGGATCATCGTCGACTTCTGGGAGCGCAAGTTCGACGTCCTCGTCTCGACCACGATCGTGGAGACCGGGCTCGACATCCCGAATGCGAACACGCTGATCGTCGACCGCGCCGACAAGTACGGCCTCTCGCAGCTGCACCAGCTGCGCGGCCGGGTCGGCCGCGGCCGCGAGCGCGCCTACGCCTACCTCCTCTACGACGAGATGAAGCCGCTCTCCGAGACGGCGCACGACCGCCTGCAGACGCTCGCCGCCAACTCCGATCTCGGCGGCGGCATGCAGATCGCGCTGAAGGACCTCGAGATCCGCGGTGCGGGCAACCTGCTCGGCGGCGAGCAGTCCGGCCATATCCAGGGCGTCGGCTTCGACCTCTACCTGCGGATGATCGGCGAGGCCGTCGACGGCTTCCGCGGCGAGGTCGCCGAGGGGCAGACCGAGCTGCGGCTCGAGCTGCCGGTCGACGCGCGGATCCCGGAGGAGTACGTCGACAGCGAGCGCCTGCGCCTGGAGGCGTACCAGAAGCTGTCCGCGGCGACCTCGCCGACGGCGAAGGAGGGCAGCGTCGACCTGGTGGTCGAGGAGCTGACCGATCGCTACGGCGACCTGCCCGAGGCGGTCGAGAACCTCGTCCTCGTCTCGCGGCTGCGGATGCGCGCCCAGCGGGCGGGCCTGAGCGACGTGGTCGCGATGGGCTCGAACGTCCGGGTCGCCCCCGCGCACCTCGCCGACTCGATCCAGGTGCGCCTGCGCCGGATGTACCCGACGGCGAAGTACCTGCAGCAGGCGAACGCCGTGGTCGTGCCGATGCCGGTGCTCGACGGCGTGCCGCTCGGCGACCGCGCGCTGATCGACTGGGTCGCGAACCTGCTCGACGCGCTCTTCCCCGAGCCCGCCGCCGTCGCGAGCTGA
- a CDS encoding glycoside hydrolase family 13 protein yields the protein MTDTVLTRSGTTEDAQWWRQAAVYQIYPRSFADANGDGIGDLAGVLDRIPYLRELGIDAVWLSPFYPSALADGGYDVADYRDVDPRIGTLAEFDEMTARLHENGIRVIVDIVPNHSSDLHPWFQEALAAPKGSPARERYVFRDGRGENGALPPSDWESVFGGPAWEAVGDGQWYLHLFAKEQPDWNWANREIRDDFLETLRFWSDRGVDGFRIDVAHSLVKDLTEPLPAAADIDGQRIDGSHPFWDRDEVHEVYAEWRALFDSYDPPRTAVAEAWVDASRRARYASPEGLGQAFNFDLLEADLDADTFRRLISFNLELAAESGSSTTWVLSNHDVVRHATRYGLPQKGAAETAPAKEWLLSGGVEPALDRALGLRRARAATLLLLALPGSAYLYQGEELGLHEVAGIPDAERQDPTFFRSGGTDVGRDGCRVPLPWEADGTSFGFGPGGAHLPQPAWFADASVEAEELREESTLSLYRRALALRHELQTAEQLEWRGDDAATVDFSRPNGWRSVTNLGAEPVELPEGEVLLASGPLEGRLLPPATTVWLR from the coding sequence GTGACGGACACGGTACTCACCAGGAGCGGCACGACCGAGGACGCCCAGTGGTGGCGGCAGGCGGCCGTCTACCAGATCTACCCGCGGAGCTTCGCGGACGCGAACGGCGACGGGATCGGCGACCTCGCCGGTGTCCTCGACCGCATCCCGTACCTGCGCGAGCTCGGCATCGACGCGGTCTGGCTCAGCCCGTTCTACCCCTCGGCGCTCGCCGACGGCGGCTACGACGTGGCCGACTACCGCGACGTCGACCCCCGGATCGGCACGCTCGCCGAGTTCGACGAGATGACCGCCCGGCTGCACGAGAACGGCATCCGCGTGATCGTCGACATCGTGCCCAACCACTCCTCCGATCTGCACCCGTGGTTCCAGGAGGCGCTCGCCGCGCCGAAGGGCTCGCCCGCCCGCGAGCGCTACGTCTTCCGCGACGGCCGCGGCGAGAACGGCGCCCTGCCGCCGAGCGACTGGGAGTCCGTCTTCGGCGGCCCCGCCTGGGAGGCGGTCGGCGACGGCCAGTGGTACCTGCACCTCTTCGCGAAGGAGCAGCCGGACTGGAACTGGGCGAACCGCGAGATCCGCGACGACTTCCTCGAGACCCTGCGCTTCTGGTCCGACCGCGGCGTCGACGGCTTCCGGATCGACGTGGCGCACTCGCTGGTCAAGGACCTCACCGAGCCTCTCCCCGCGGCCGCCGACATCGACGGCCAGCGGATCGACGGCAGCCACCCGTTCTGGGACCGCGACGAGGTGCACGAGGTCTACGCCGAGTGGCGCGCGCTCTTCGACTCCTACGACCCGCCGCGCACCGCCGTCGCCGAGGCCTGGGTCGACGCGTCCCGCCGTGCCCGCTACGCCAGCCCCGAGGGCCTCGGCCAGGCGTTCAACTTCGACCTGCTCGAGGCCGACCTCGACGCGGACACCTTCCGCCGGCTGATCTCGTTCAACCTCGAGCTGGCCGCCGAGTCGGGCTCGTCGACGACGTGGGTGCTCTCCAACCACGACGTCGTCCGGCACGCGACCCGCTACGGGCTCCCGCAGAAGGGCGCGGCCGAGACCGCCCCGGCGAAGGAGTGGCTGCTCAGCGGGGGAGTGGAGCCGGCCCTCGACCGCGCGCTGGGCCTCCGCCGCGCCCGGGCCGCGACGCTCCTGCTGCTCGCGCTTCCCGGCTCGGCGTACCTCTACCAGGGCGAGGAGCTCGGCCTGCACGAGGTCGCCGGCATCCCGGACGCCGAGCGCCAGGACCCGACGTTCTTCCGCAGCGGCGGCACCGACGTGGGCCGCGACGGCTGCCGCGTCCCACTGCCCTGGGAGGCGGACGGCACCTCCTTCGGCTTCGGGCCGGGCGGCGCCCACCTGCCGCAGCCCGCGTGGTTCGCCGACGCCTCCGTCGAGGCCGAGGAGCTGCGCGAGGAGTCGACGCTGTCGCTCTACCGTCGCGCACTCGCGCTCCGGCACGAGCTGCAGACCGCCGAGCAGCTGGAGTGGCGGGGTGACGACGCCGCGACGGTCGACTTCAGCCGCCCCAACGGCTGGCGCTCGGTGACCAACCTCGGCGCGGAGCCGGTCGAGCTGCCGGAGGGCGAGGTGCTGCTCGCGAGCGGGCCGCTCGAGGGCCGCCTGCTGCCGCCGGCCACCACGGTCTGGCTGCGCTGA
- the gndA gene encoding NADP-dependent phosphogluconate dehydrogenase, with protein MSDQPTATANIGVVGLAVMGSNLARNLASREGNTVAVYNRSYGRTETLITEHPEAGFVASETIEAFAASLKTPRTAIIMVQAGRGTDAVIEQLTAAFEPGDIIVDGGNALFTDTIRREKTVRETGIHFVGTGISGGEEGALKGPSIMPGGSVESYKTLGPILASIAAVAEGEPCVTHIGTDGAGHFVKMIHNGIEYADMQLIAEAYDLLRTVGGHEPAAIADVFDAWNKGDLESYLIEITAEVLRQVDADTGKPFLDIVLDQAGSKGTGVWTVQNALDLGVPVGGIAEAVFARAVSSKPEQRAAVQKLITSRPTPVATYDGFEDDVRAALYASKVVAYSQGFDAIIAGAEKYGWEIDKGAVAKIWRAGCIIRAQFLNRIVDAYAEDSGITTLLEDPYFAEAVANGEAAWRRIVSTAALSGVPIPGFGAALSYYDSLASKRLPAALVQGQRDFFGAHTYQRVDKEGTFHTLWSGDRTEVEQDPSTH; from the coding sequence GTGTCTGACCAGCCCACCGCCACAGCCAACATCGGAGTCGTCGGTCTGGCGGTGATGGGCTCGAACCTGGCCCGCAACCTCGCCAGCCGCGAGGGCAACACCGTCGCCGTCTACAACCGCTCCTACGGGCGCACCGAGACGCTGATCACCGAGCACCCCGAGGCCGGCTTCGTCGCCTCGGAGACCATCGAGGCCTTCGCCGCCTCGCTGAAGACCCCGCGCACCGCGATCATCATGGTCCAGGCCGGCCGCGGCACCGACGCCGTGATCGAGCAGCTGACCGCCGCGTTCGAGCCGGGCGACATCATCGTCGACGGCGGCAACGCGCTCTTCACCGACACCATCCGCCGCGAGAAGACCGTCCGCGAGACCGGCATCCACTTCGTCGGCACCGGCATCTCGGGCGGCGAGGAGGGCGCGCTCAAGGGCCCGTCGATCATGCCCGGCGGCTCGGTCGAGTCGTACAAGACGCTCGGCCCGATCCTCGCGTCGATCGCGGCGGTCGCCGAGGGCGAGCCCTGCGTCACCCACATCGGCACCGACGGCGCCGGCCACTTCGTGAAGATGATCCACAACGGCATCGAGTACGCCGACATGCAGCTCATCGCCGAGGCGTACGACCTGCTCCGCACGGTCGGCGGCCACGAGCCCGCCGCCATCGCCGACGTCTTCGACGCCTGGAACAAGGGCGACCTCGAGTCGTACCTGATCGAGATCACCGCCGAGGTGCTCCGCCAGGTCGACGCCGACACCGGCAAGCCCTTCCTCGACATCGTGCTCGACCAGGCCGGCTCCAAGGGCACCGGCGTCTGGACCGTGCAGAACGCGCTCGACCTGGGCGTTCCCGTCGGTGGCATCGCCGAGGCCGTCTTCGCCCGCGCCGTCTCCTCCAAGCCGGAGCAGCGCGCCGCCGTGCAGAAGCTGATCACCTCGCGGCCGACCCCCGTCGCCACCTACGACGGCTTCGAGGACGACGTCCGCGCCGCGCTCTACGCCTCGAAGGTCGTCGCCTACTCGCAGGGCTTCGACGCGATCATCGCCGGCGCCGAGAAGTACGGCTGGGAGATCGACAAGGGCGCCGTCGCGAAGATCTGGCGCGCGGGCTGCATCATCCGCGCCCAGTTCCTCAACCGCATCGTCGACGCGTACGCGGAGGACTCGGGCATCACGACGCTGCTCGAGGACCCGTACTTCGCCGAGGCCGTCGCGAACGGCGAGGCGGCCTGGCGCCGCATCGTCTCGACCGCCGCGCTCTCGGGCGTGCCGATCCCCGGCTTCGGCGCCGCGCTGTCGTACTACGACTCGCTCGCCTCGAAGCGCCTGCCGGCCGCGCTCGTCCAGGGCCAGCGCGACTTCTTCGGCGCGCACACCTACCAGCGCGTCGACAAGGAGGGCACCTTCCACACGCTGTGGTCGGGCGACCGCACCGAGGTCGAGCAGGACCCGTCCACGCACTGA
- the pth gene encoding aminoacyl-tRNA hydrolase, translating into MGETWLVVGLGNPGAQYARNRHNVGQMVLDELATRIGGSFRRHNRANAVVAEGFLRPGGPKLILGKPNSFMNLSGGPTAQLLDFYSLEPERLIVVHDELDIPFDTLRLKNGGGHGGHNGIRDILAATDGADFLRVRVGIGRPPGRQPAADFVLKDFAGPERENLPILIADAADAVELIADAGLQAAQLKVHTTL; encoded by the coding sequence ATGGGCGAGACCTGGCTGGTCGTCGGACTGGGCAACCCGGGCGCGCAGTACGCGCGCAACCGGCACAACGTGGGGCAGATGGTGCTCGACGAGCTCGCGACCCGGATCGGCGGCTCGTTCCGCCGGCACAACCGCGCCAACGCCGTGGTCGCCGAGGGCTTCCTCCGCCCCGGCGGACCGAAGCTGATCCTCGGCAAGCCGAACAGCTTCATGAACCTCTCGGGCGGCCCGACCGCGCAGCTGCTCGACTTCTACTCGCTCGAGCCCGAGCGCCTGATCGTCGTGCACGACGAGCTCGACATCCCCTTCGACACCCTGCGCCTGAAGAACGGCGGCGGTCACGGCGGCCACAACGGCATCCGCGACATCCTCGCCGCGACCGACGGCGCCGACTTCCTCCGCGTGCGCGTCGGCATCGGCCGCCCGCCCGGCCGCCAGCCCGCGGCGGACTTCGTCCTGAAGGACTTCGCCGGCCCCGAGCGCGAGAACCTGCCGATCCTGATCGCCGACGCCGCCGACGCCGTCGAGCTGATCGCCGATGCCGGCCTCCAGGCCGCCCAGCTGAAGGTGCACACGACCCTGTAG
- a CDS encoding adenosine deaminase, translating to MTDTALSTGTALDRGAPPSAELHIHIEGTIEPEHIVEMARRNGIALPTEDLDALRARYAFEDLASFLELHYSNLTVLKTERDFFELATGYLDRAKLANVRRAEIFFDPQTHLGNGVALDVVMAGLTRALGRSEETHGISTDLIMCFLRDLGADAADEMLTAILPYREHIIGVGLDSNEVGFGPELFVDVYARAAAEGLHLVAHAGEEGGPETVAETLELLKVERIDHGIRAMEDPAVVAMLRVQRVPITVCPLSNVALRAVDTMKDHPLPAMLAAGLVVTVSSDDPPYFGGYVDQNYRALVEELGMDDAQLERLALNSFDAAFISDADRDRWQAEVRAHFAH from the coding sequence GTGACCGACACCGCTCTCTCCACCGGCACCGCCCTCGACAGGGGCGCACCGCCGAGCGCCGAGCTGCACATCCACATCGAGGGGACGATCGAGCCCGAGCACATCGTCGAGATGGCGCGCCGGAACGGCATCGCGCTGCCGACCGAGGATCTGGATGCGCTGCGTGCGCGCTACGCCTTCGAGGACCTCGCCTCGTTCCTCGAGCTGCACTACTCGAACCTCACCGTCCTGAAGACGGAGCGCGACTTCTTCGAGCTGGCCACCGGCTACCTCGACCGGGCGAAGCTCGCGAACGTCCGCCGGGCCGAGATCTTCTTCGATCCGCAGACGCACCTGGGCAACGGGGTCGCACTCGACGTCGTGATGGCCGGTCTCACGCGGGCGCTCGGGCGGAGCGAGGAGACGCACGGCATCTCGACCGACCTGATCATGTGCTTCCTCCGCGATCTCGGCGCCGACGCGGCGGACGAGATGCTGACGGCGATCCTGCCCTACCGCGAGCACATCATCGGCGTGGGGCTCGACTCGAACGAGGTCGGCTTCGGGCCGGAGCTGTTCGTCGACGTCTACGCGCGCGCCGCGGCGGAGGGGCTGCACCTGGTCGCGCACGCCGGCGAGGAGGGCGGGCCGGAGACGGTCGCCGAGACGCTCGAACTGCTCAAGGTGGAGCGGATCGACCACGGCATCCGCGCGATGGAGGACCCGGCGGTCGTCGCGATGCTCCGCGTCCAGCGCGTGCCGATCACGGTCTGCCCGCTGTCGAACGTGGCGCTGCGGGCCGTCGACACGATGAAGGACCACCCGCTGCCGGCGATGCTGGCGGCAGGTCTGGTCGTCACCGTGTCGAGCGACGATCCGCCCTACTTCGGCGGCTACGTCGACCAGAACTACCGCGCGCTCGTCGAGGAGCTCGGGATGGACGACGCTCAGCTCGAGCGGCTCGCGCTCAACTCGTTCGACGCCGCCTTCATCTCCGACGCCGACCGCGACCGCTGGCAGGCGGAGGTCCGCGCCCACTTCGCGCACTGA